From Pseudomonas hefeiensis, one genomic window encodes:
- a CDS encoding substrate-binding periplasmic protein, translating into MSRIKCVLEGRTKALSRLCLVLPMLIVCSAYAAPLTIELHILDAPPLTFVDDPKGHGIVGDVAVAAMAKAGYAVQLHILPWARSQKHVSEQRNHLIAPLSRTPEREDRFTWIASVMPMERAFFTLDRPVSSFAEARQTFRKIGVGLGSAQQEILRTEGFSDDQIYPLAIGDNPAQMLLMGRIDAWFNGVPESRYIWPKVSKRKLLMSPVNSSADLYLACSRRCSPKMVEKLRAAIESLRASGEIQRIHDRYLPQ; encoded by the coding sequence ATGAGCCGGATCAAATGTGTATTGGAAGGCCGTACAAAAGCACTTTCGCGCCTATGTCTGGTGCTGCCGATGCTGATTGTCTGTAGCGCGTACGCCGCACCCTTGACGATTGAACTGCACATACTGGACGCACCACCGCTGACGTTTGTCGATGACCCCAAGGGGCACGGAATTGTCGGTGATGTGGCCGTGGCGGCCATGGCCAAGGCCGGGTATGCCGTGCAGCTCCATATCCTCCCCTGGGCCCGGTCGCAGAAGCACGTCAGCGAACAGCGCAATCACTTGATCGCGCCGCTGTCGCGTACACCGGAACGTGAGGATCGCTTCACCTGGATCGCTTCGGTCATGCCCATGGAGCGAGCCTTCTTCACCCTCGACCGGCCAGTGAGCAGCTTCGCCGAAGCCCGGCAAACCTTCCGCAAAATCGGCGTCGGCCTGGGAAGCGCGCAGCAGGAGATCCTGCGCACCGAAGGGTTCAGCGACGACCAGATCTATCCGCTGGCCATCGGCGACAACCCTGCCCAGATGCTCTTGATGGGACGTATCGACGCCTGGTTCAACGGCGTCCCTGAGAGTCGGTACATTTGGCCAAAGGTGTCCAAGCGCAAACTGCTCATGAGTCCGGTCAATAGCAGCGCCGATCTCTATCTGGCCTGCTCCAGACGCTGTTCGCCGAAGATGGTCGAGAAGCTGCGCGCAGCCATTGAAAGCCTGCGCGCCAGCGGCGAGATCCAGCGCATCCATGACCGCTACCTGCCGCAGTAG
- a CDS encoding LysR substrate-binding domain-containing protein: protein MIKELKTLIAVAREGTFAAAGNRIGLTQAAVSAQIQRLEAQLGFEIFDRKGRSAHLNRKGHQVLLQAQELLRLYDNLGGGTAELTASVLINIGAIASVQRSYLPDALARFHQQCPQCRTRVLPGVSMELVNLVDAGEIDMAAIIRPPFPLQNDLRWTTLALEPYRLIVPREVSGEDWAALLSSLPFIRYDRASFGGRQVDRFLRQMHFTLREVCELDELEAIIKLVENGVGVALVPQTAAHHDWPAGVRALDLGPHAFHRDIGLVHRSSLAEPVRILAQLIAEQARTRLG from the coding sequence ATGATCAAAGAACTCAAGACACTCATCGCCGTAGCACGGGAAGGCACATTCGCCGCGGCAGGGAACCGGATCGGCCTCACCCAGGCCGCGGTGAGCGCACAGATCCAGCGCCTGGAGGCGCAGCTGGGTTTCGAAATATTCGATAGGAAAGGACGCTCGGCTCACCTTAACCGCAAGGGACACCAGGTACTCCTGCAGGCGCAAGAGTTGCTTCGCCTCTACGACAATCTGGGCGGCGGCACTGCGGAGCTTACAGCCAGCGTCCTGATCAACATCGGCGCCATTGCGTCGGTCCAGCGCTCCTATCTGCCGGATGCGCTGGCCAGGTTCCACCAACAATGTCCCCAGTGCCGTACACGGGTACTCCCAGGGGTGTCGATGGAGTTGGTAAACCTGGTGGATGCTGGCGAAATCGACATGGCGGCCATTATTCGTCCGCCCTTCCCCCTTCAAAACGACCTGCGCTGGACGACTCTGGCGCTTGAGCCCTATCGACTGATTGTTCCGCGCGAAGTGTCGGGAGAGGATTGGGCTGCACTCCTTTCCAGCCTTCCATTTATCCGATACGACCGCGCATCATTTGGCGGCAGGCAGGTGGATCGTTTCCTGCGGCAAATGCACTTCACTTTGCGCGAGGTGTGCGAGCTGGATGAACTGGAGGCCATCATCAAGCTGGTTGAAAACGGTGTAGGCGTGGCATTGGTGCCGCAGACAGCCGCTCATCATGATTGGCCGGCAGGTGTGCGAGCCCTCGACCTTGGACCGCACGCCTTCCATCGGGATATCGGGCTCGTGCATCGGTCCAGCCTCGCCGAACCGGTGCGAATACTGGCCCAACTGATTGCTGAACAAGCCAGGACCCGTCTCGGGTAA
- a CDS encoding VOC family protein yields MSLSPFHLAIPVYDLAGARTFYGEVFGLPEGRSSAQWVDFNFYGHQLVIHEQPKTASQESVHSNPVDGHDVPVPHFGIILGWEEWEALAERLKSFGTEFVIEPYIRFKGQVGEQATMFLFDPCGNALEFKAFKDMSQLFAK; encoded by the coding sequence ATGAGCCTCTCTCCCTTCCACCTCGCAATTCCGGTTTACGACCTCGCTGGCGCACGCACTTTTTACGGTGAAGTGTTTGGACTGCCAGAGGGTCGCTCAAGCGCCCAATGGGTCGACTTCAACTTTTACGGCCATCAACTGGTGATCCATGAGCAACCAAAGACTGCTTCCCAAGAGAGCGTCCATAGCAATCCGGTAGACGGCCATGACGTACCTGTTCCTCACTTCGGCATAATTCTGGGCTGGGAAGAATGGGAAGCGCTGGCCGAGCGATTGAAATCCTTCGGCACCGAGTTTGTGATTGAGCCCTACATTCGTTTCAAGGGCCAGGTTGGCGAGCAGGCCACGATGTTTCTGTTCGATCCCTGTGGTAACGCGCTTGAATTCAAGGCGTTCAAGGATATGAGCCAGCTCTTTGCAAAGTAA
- a CDS encoding copper chaperone PCu(A)C, producing the protein MRPVLNRILTNAVIGLALLGFAFQVSAQAKVDDVWVRATVANQSATGAFMTVTADSDSKLLSVTSPVARDVQIHEMTMSNDVMRMGPVASVNLPAGKAVSFDPNGYHVMLMGLTGQMKEGDSVALTLTVENARGEQETVDVQAPVRALNNMDGRDHSKMH; encoded by the coding sequence ATGCGCCCTGTTTTGAACAGAATCCTCACAAACGCTGTAATCGGTCTGGCATTGCTAGGGTTCGCGTTCCAGGTTTCGGCGCAAGCCAAAGTCGATGACGTTTGGGTACGCGCCACCGTTGCGAACCAGTCCGCAACGGGCGCGTTCATGACCGTCACCGCCGACAGCGACAGCAAACTGCTCAGCGTGACCTCCCCCGTGGCCAGGGACGTGCAGATACACGAAATGACCATGAGCAACGACGTGATGAGAATGGGGCCGGTGGCATCCGTCAATCTGCCAGCGGGCAAGGCCGTCAGTTTTGATCCAAACGGCTATCACGTGATGCTGATGGGCCTGACCGGCCAAATGAAAGAAGGCGATAGCGTTGCGCTGACCCTGACGGTTGAAAATGCCAGGGGCGAGCAAGAAACGGTTGATGTGCAAGCACCGGTTCGGGCGCTTAACAATATGGACGGTCGCGATCACAGCAAGATGCATTGA
- a CDS encoding SCO family protein, with protein sequence MTALLTRRKVIAGMGVLGLGLVAGCDTRGELSYKYGKDLSDKILGRTFKLKDTEGNTQSLSSFRGMMPMVFFGFTQCPAICPTTLARAATIKKLMGRDGERLQVIFITLDPERDTPQILDAYVKTFDPSFVALYGTLEETAATAKEFDVFYEKVPAGSTYTLSHTATSFVYDSRGTLRLGLSQSLSAQECTEDLLTVMEVC encoded by the coding sequence ATGACGGCTTTGTTGACTCGCCGCAAGGTGATTGCAGGCATGGGCGTGCTCGGGCTGGGCCTGGTCGCCGGCTGCGACACGCGTGGCGAACTGTCGTACAAGTACGGCAAGGATCTGAGCGACAAGATTCTGGGGCGTACCTTCAAGCTCAAGGACACCGAAGGCAACACCCAGTCGCTGTCGAGTTTTCGCGGCATGATGCCGATGGTTTTCTTTGGCTTTACCCAGTGCCCAGCGATCTGTCCGACCACCCTGGCCCGGGCTGCGACCATCAAGAAGTTGATGGGACGCGACGGCGAGCGGCTTCAGGTGATCTTCATCACCCTGGATCCTGAGCGCGATACTCCGCAAATCCTCGACGCCTACGTCAAGACGTTCGACCCTTCCTTCGTCGCTCTGTACGGCACACTCGAAGAAACCGCGGCCACGGCCAAAGAGTTCGATGTGTTCTACGAAAAAGTGCCGGCAGGCTCTACTTACACCCTGTCGCACACCGCCACCAGTTTTGTCTACGACTCCCGGGGTACGTTGCGCCTGGGGCTGTCTCAATCCCTTTCGGCACAAGAGTGTACCGAAGATCTGCTGACTGTCATGGAGGTCTGCTGA
- a CDS encoding helix-turn-helix domain-containing protein → MTTNNSLSTTPGADAQTVSLAVARTLKQARKAQKITLDELSRRSGVSKGMVVEIEKCTANPSIGILCKIAAALGLSVADVVNVTEAPSAHIIDSQDIPTLWTGDLGGTARLLAGTSGPNMIELWRWEMHPGESFASQGHPQGTLELFHVEKGTLKCVVGETELVIPAGSSAVAKTDVPHSYSNAGRSRLVFTMSVTEIHQ, encoded by the coding sequence ATGACCACGAATAACAGCCTGTCGACTACCCCGGGTGCTGACGCTCAAACCGTCAGCCTGGCCGTTGCGCGCACACTCAAACAGGCGCGCAAAGCACAGAAGATCACGTTGGATGAGCTTTCCCGCCGCTCAGGGGTGAGCAAAGGAATGGTCGTCGAAATTGAGAAATGTACGGCGAACCCCAGTATCGGCATCCTTTGCAAAATTGCCGCCGCGCTTGGGCTGTCTGTTGCAGACGTCGTCAATGTGACCGAAGCCCCATCCGCCCATATCATCGACAGCCAAGACATCCCCACGCTCTGGACCGGTGACCTGGGAGGAACGGCGCGCCTTCTGGCGGGAACGTCCGGCCCTAATATGATCGAGCTGTGGCGTTGGGAAATGCACCCAGGCGAATCCTTCGCTTCGCAGGGGCATCCTCAGGGCACGCTTGAACTGTTTCATGTGGAGAAAGGCACGCTGAAATGCGTGGTAGGGGAAACAGAGTTGGTCATACCTGCGGGAAGCTCGGCGGTGGCCAAAACCGATGTACCTCACTCCTATTCCAACGCTGGCAGATCCAGGTTGGTGTTCACCATGTCCGTGACGGAGATCCATCAGTAG
- a CDS encoding B3/B4 domain-containing protein, producing the protein MLSVLPLIDQAVAELAPEFRALSVVVEAAPLAHPEVAQGALDRACKAVQEGGPSWGEAHLAAWAETFRKFGAKPQRTPCSAEALRKRVLRDGSLPSLDPIVDLYNAISIEYAIPVGGENIEAYVGSPRLVVADGTEPFDTMKEGAPAFEYPDAGEVVWRDDKGVTCRRWNWRQGVRTRLGADAKCMWFILESLPAMPLEALTEAGDKLIEGLQQMMPGVQIESSLIGPGVQ; encoded by the coding sequence ATGCTGTCCGTACTGCCGTTGATCGATCAAGCCGTTGCAGAATTGGCTCCGGAGTTCAGGGCCCTGAGCGTTGTGGTGGAAGCTGCGCCACTGGCTCATCCTGAGGTAGCTCAGGGCGCGCTGGACCGTGCTTGCAAGGCTGTGCAGGAAGGTGGGCCAAGCTGGGGAGAGGCCCATCTGGCCGCATGGGCTGAAACATTCCGAAAGTTCGGGGCCAAGCCGCAGCGCACGCCTTGTTCAGCTGAAGCACTGCGTAAACGGGTTTTACGTGACGGCAGCTTGCCGAGCTTGGATCCCATCGTCGATCTCTACAACGCCATCAGCATTGAGTATGCCATCCCGGTTGGCGGGGAAAACATTGAAGCCTATGTGGGTTCCCCACGGCTGGTAGTCGCAGATGGCACTGAGCCTTTTGACACCATGAAAGAGGGTGCTCCTGCTTTCGAGTATCCAGACGCCGGCGAGGTTGTCTGGCGTGATGACAAAGGTGTGACCTGCCGTCGCTGGAATTGGCGGCAAGGTGTCAGGACCCGTCTCGGTGCTGATGCGAAGTGCATGTGGTTCATTCTGGAGAGTTTGCCGGCGATGCCGCTTGAAGCCTTGACGGAGGCGGGGGACAAGCTGATCGAAGGGTTGCAGCAAATGATGCCAGGCGTCCAGATCGAAAGCTCATTGATTGGACCTGGGGTCCAATAG
- a CDS encoding dihydrodipicolinate synthase family protein — MFTGLSAFPLTPMDEQGVDEIAFTRLVQQLVAAKVDSIGALGSTGSYAYLSRAERSRVAQLAVEAAEGVPVMVSIGALRTRDVLLLAEDAQAVGVKALLLPPVSYQKLTQDDVFSMYERVSANVSVPLCVYDNPGTTHFDFTDELHGRIAELPNVRSIKIPGVPDAPHLARERVERLRKLIPSHVTIGISGDALAAIGMNAGCDAWYSVMGGLFPNTALAITRAALSGDAAEAVRLSESLKPLWALFRQFGGSFRVIATAAELRGFTHSPSVPLPLRTIAGEGREQIAAVIDALELS, encoded by the coding sequence ATGTTTACCGGCCTTAGTGCATTTCCTCTGACGCCTATGGATGAGCAGGGTGTGGACGAAATTGCTTTTACCCGTCTTGTGCAGCAACTGGTGGCGGCGAAAGTAGATTCCATCGGGGCTCTCGGATCCACCGGAAGTTATGCGTATCTTTCCCGAGCCGAACGTTCTCGAGTTGCTCAGTTGGCAGTAGAGGCCGCGGAGGGTGTGCCTGTGATGGTGAGTATCGGCGCGCTGCGTACACGCGACGTTTTGCTGCTGGCTGAGGATGCGCAAGCCGTGGGAGTCAAAGCCTTGTTGCTGCCACCCGTGTCATATCAAAAACTGACTCAGGACGATGTTTTTTCGATGTACGAAAGGGTTTCGGCCAACGTCTCAGTTCCGCTATGTGTCTATGACAATCCGGGTACCACCCATTTCGATTTTACCGATGAGTTACATGGGCGTATCGCGGAGCTACCCAACGTCAGGTCAATCAAAATTCCGGGCGTCCCCGACGCGCCGCACCTGGCCAGGGAGCGCGTGGAACGTCTGCGAAAATTGATTCCGAGCCACGTGACGATCGGAATAAGCGGAGATGCGTTAGCTGCTATTGGCATGAATGCCGGCTGCGATGCCTGGTACTCCGTCATGGGCGGTTTGTTCCCCAACACAGCGCTCGCCATCACGCGAGCTGCATTGTCAGGGGACGCCGCTGAAGCCGTGCGCCTTTCTGAATCGTTGAAGCCGCTTTGGGCTTTGTTCAGGCAATTTGGCGGTAGCTTTCGAGTGATAGCAACAGCGGCGGAGCTACGCGGGTTTACTCACTCTCCGAGTGTACCTTTGCCACTCAGAACCATTGCAGGAGAAGGACGCGAGCAAATTGCAGCAGTGATAGATGCGCTTGAATTGAGCTGA
- a CDS encoding DinB family protein, with amino-acid sequence MSVQVSVESLSKCSWNGCPNARGIRTQDLRQLEEAFTKANQWFVDYTKSVTATELSEPVAFIFKDGKPGNMTKEQILAHVLSHGLQHRGGVGTILPREILEGHQDHFTTFLKL; translated from the coding sequence ATGAGTGTCCAAGTCAGCGTGGAATCGCTGTCCAAGTGTTCGTGGAATGGGTGTCCAAATGCGCGTGGAATCCGCACGCAAGACCTGCGTCAGCTAGAAGAGGCATTCACAAAGGCAAATCAATGGTTTGTTGACTACACAAAATCAGTCACTGCAACGGAGCTGTCTGAACCTGTGGCATTTATCTTCAAAGACGGCAAACCGGGCAACATGACCAAGGAGCAAATCCTTGCTCATGTGCTTTCTCATGGCCTTCAGCATCGAGGAGGTGTTGGCACGATCCTGCCCAGGGAAATCCTGGAGGGACACCAGGACCATTTCACGACGTTTTTGAAACTGTAG